The following proteins are encoded in a genomic region of Prochlorococcus marinus XMU1408:
- a CDS encoding lysylphosphatidylglycerol synthase domain-containing protein translates to MFDFKNIQSKKLSLVFGIISKLNIRLLITLICLGFIGKSVYDNFEALADQNIGIEELAWLSGGILFSLFSIIINAYAWKLLINSIGCNSNNLKIIKIFINTNIYKYLPGGIWHFASRYNILRKNFSKQKSAESIVLEPLLMMVAALIVIPFGGFNIFLFILCWSSTLLFLPGLREIIIKKMKTMKASIFNSDKGNDRTLIENKQNIATKIFYPYKPLFVEVIFILVRFLGFFCCMNAFSIGSLFSQLELISYFSLAWLIGLLVPAAPGGIGVFESIILFCLSAQLSEAPLLASLLCYRLVSTVSDILAALLYPIKKLFKA, encoded by the coding sequence ATGTTTGATTTTAAAAATATTCAGAGTAAAAAATTATCTTTAGTTTTTGGCATTATATCTAAACTTAATATTAGATTGTTGATAACATTAATTTGTTTAGGATTTATTGGTAAATCAGTATACGATAACTTTGAGGCTTTAGCTGATCAGAATATTGGAATAGAAGAGCTAGCATGGTTATCAGGAGGAATTCTTTTTAGTTTATTTAGTATAATTATTAATGCCTATGCCTGGAAGTTATTGATCAATAGTATTGGTTGTAATAGTAATAATTTGAAAATAATTAAAATATTTATAAATACAAATATTTATAAATATTTGCCAGGAGGAATATGGCACTTTGCATCAAGATATAATATTTTGCGAAAAAATTTTTCAAAACAAAAGTCAGCAGAATCAATTGTTTTAGAACCGTTGCTGATGATGGTGGCTGCTTTGATTGTTATACCTTTTGGAGGCTTTAATATATTTCTTTTCATTCTCTGCTGGTCATCTACCTTGCTTTTTCTTCCTGGACTTAGAGAGATTATTATTAAGAAAATGAAGACTATGAAGGCTTCTATTTTTAATAGTGATAAAGGAAACGATAGGACTCTGATTGAAAACAAACAGAATATTGCTACAAAAATATTTTATCCATACAAACCACTTTTTGTAGAGGTGATATTTATTTTGGTTCGTTTCCTTGGCTTTTTTTGTTGTATGAATGCTTTTTCTATTGGATCATTATTTTCTCAACTTGAATTAATATCTTACTTTTCTTTAGCTTGGTTAATTGGCCTTTTAGTTCCAGCAGCTCCAGGGGGAATAGGTGTTTTTGAATCTATAATTTTGTTTTGTCTTAGTGCACAGTTATCAGAAGCTCCTCTTTTGGCTTCATTGCTCTGCTATCGCCTTGTCTCAACAGTCTCTGATATACTCGCAGCTTTACTTTACCCAATTAAAAAGTTATTTAAAGCTTAA
- a CDS encoding ABC transporter permease, translating to MLNLLQKSKEKKRNIIFFSSLVKCKDSRFILKILVILLTFFILWPLFSLISEGLYGIQKGSVYLTKDNFNEIKGTLLLLVFSLTLGGFLGITNGWILANCNFKGRKILRIFQLIPFATPAYLLAATFIDLGSINSIRITGMFWGVVIMAFTTYPYVFLLSSESFEKGGRKQIEACRTLGIGPWKSFFKISLPIAIPSITAGLALMAMEIINELGAVQLLNIPSISAGIIESWIEEGEPSGAIALALFTLILVFILISIERKSRERSKRWTDGIIGGDSPKWKLKGINLFLAQVITFTPPILTLGIPITWAITNIDQMNQGFNTELIGLTVRSFSLGLIVALITIFISLILSISKRWQNHKWLNLLTFLSSIGYAIPGSVLALAIISFNGNIWQINILSLLIWGYSIRFLAVSKGGLDAGFEGISPNIDNAAINLGKSWPEVLIKIHLPLLRGPMIVGALLVFVDTIKELPLTFILRPFDFDTLSVRIFQYAGDERVAESIFPSLIIICLGLIASLALIPSLNNRNN from the coding sequence ATGCTTAATTTGCTTCAAAAGAGTAAAGAGAAGAAAAGAAATATTATATTTTTCTCTTCTTTAGTCAAATGTAAAGATAGTCGATTTATATTAAAAATACTAGTCATATTATTAACTTTTTTCATTTTATGGCCTTTATTTAGCCTTATATCGGAAGGACTATATGGTATTCAAAAAGGTTCTGTTTATCTAACAAAAGACAATTTTAATGAAATAAAAGGAACGCTATTATTATTAGTTTTTTCTCTAACTTTAGGAGGATTTTTAGGTATAACAAATGGTTGGATTTTAGCTAATTGCAACTTTAAAGGCAGAAAAATACTTAGAATTTTTCAACTTATCCCTTTTGCAACCCCAGCTTATTTATTAGCTGCAACATTCATTGACTTAGGCAGTATCAACTCCATCAGGATTACAGGGATGTTTTGGGGTGTTGTAATAATGGCCTTTACAACCTATCCATATGTATTTCTTCTAAGTTCTGAAAGTTTTGAAAAAGGTGGTAGAAAGCAAATTGAAGCATGCAGAACTCTTGGAATAGGTCCTTGGAAAAGTTTTTTTAAAATATCTCTACCAATAGCAATCCCTTCAATTACTGCCGGTTTAGCTTTAATGGCTATGGAAATTATAAATGAGTTAGGTGCTGTTCAACTCTTAAATATACCAAGTATTTCAGCAGGAATCATTGAGAGTTGGATAGAAGAAGGTGAACCCTCAGGCGCAATCGCTCTTGCTTTATTTACTTTGATTTTAGTTTTCATATTGATTTCTATTGAACGCAAATCAAGAGAAAGAAGTAAAAGATGGACTGATGGAATAATCGGTGGGGATTCCCCCAAATGGAAACTAAAAGGCATAAATCTATTTCTCGCTCAAGTAATAACATTTACACCTCCAATACTTACCTTAGGGATCCCAATTACATGGGCAATAACAAATATTGATCAAATGAATCAAGGATTTAATACTGAGTTAATTGGTTTAACTGTTAGAAGCTTTAGTTTAGGCTTAATTGTTGCATTAATAACAATATTTATATCATTAATTTTGTCAATTTCTAAAAGATGGCAAAATCATAAATGGCTCAATTTATTAACCTTCTTATCAAGTATTGGTTATGCAATACCTGGATCAGTTTTAGCACTAGCTATTATTTCATTCAATGGAAATATATGGCAAATCAACATATTAAGTCTACTAATCTGGGGATATAGTATCCGATTCTTAGCTGTATCCAAAGGTGGGCTTGATGCTGGCTTTGAGGGGATTTCACCAAATATTGATAACGCAGCTATTAATCTTGGCAAAAGCTGGCCAGAAGTTCTTATTAAAATACATTTGCCTCTTCTCAGAGGGCCTATGATTGTGGGTGCACTTCTTGTATTTGTTGACACAATAAAAGAATTACCATTAACTTTTATATTAAGGCCATTTGATTTTGATACTCTTTCAGTACGAATATTTCAATATGCAGGAGATGAAAGAGTAGCAGAATCTATCTTCCCTTCATTAATAATAATTTGTCTTGGATTAATTGCTTCTTTAGCCTTGATCCCAAGCTTAAATAATAGAAATAATTAA